The Fundulus heteroclitus isolate FHET01 chromosome 13, MU-UCD_Fhet_4.1, whole genome shotgun sequence genome contains a region encoding:
- the khdrbs1b gene encoding KH domain-containing, RNA-binding, signal transduction-associated protein 1b, with protein sequence MENDDKYLPELLAEKDSLDSSFTHAMKLLNAEIDRVQKGETKKESETYLDLFTTKNIKLKERVLIPVKQYPKFNFVGKILGPQGNTIKRLQEETGAKISVLGKGSMRDKAKEEELRKGGEPKYAHLSMELHVFIEVFAPVPDAYLRMAHAMEEVKKFLFPDMMDDICQEQFMEMSYLNGGQEHGARGRGGMPIRGRGVPPAGAHRGRGMPPHGAAARGGVTRGGPARGGAVRGAPPGRGGPPAAPARGAAASRARPPAGGPPQRMAPPPAHQHTAGAAAENYDEYGYDESYTDTAYESYDSYYSQPQAEPEYYDYGHGETTESYESYAQDDWNGTQRTTPGKALPPSRGGSTAYREHPYRQY encoded by the exons ATGGAGAACGACGATAAATATCTCCCCGAACTGCTGGCGGAGAAGGACAGCCTGGACTCGTCGTTTACGCACGCCATGAAACTTTTAAACGCAG AAATCGATAGAGTGCAGAAAGGAGAGACCAAGAAGGAGTCGGAGACCTACCTGGACCTTTTCACAACAAAGAACATCAAACTCAAGGAACGGGTGCTCATACCTGTCAAACAATACCCAAAG TTCAATTTCGTGGGCAAGATTCTGGGACCTCAGGGCAACACGATCAAGCGTCTGCAGGAGGAGACCGGAGCCAAGATCTCCGTGCTGGGCAAAGGATCCATGAGAGACAAAGCCAAG gaggaggaactgaggAAAGGCGGCGAGCCCAAGTACGCCCACCTCTCCATGGAGCTGCACGTGTTCATTGAAGTGTTCGCCCCGGTGCCGGACGCTTACCTGCGCATGGCGCACGCCATGGAGGAGGTCAAGAAGTTCCTGTTCCCC GATATGATGGATGATATCTGCCAGGAGCAGTTCATGGAGATGAGCTACCTGAACGGAGGCCAGGAGCACGGCGCCAGAGGCCGAGGGGGCATGCCCATTAGGGGCCGGGGGGTCCCCCCTGCTGGAGCACACAG GGGGAGGGGGATGCCTCCTCACGGTGCCGCGGCCAGAGGAGGTGTGACTCGAGGAGGCCCAGCCAGAGGTGGGGCAGTGAGGGGGGCCCCCCCGGGCAGAGGAGGACCTCCTGCTGCACCAGCCAGAGGGGCTGCGGCTTCACGCGCCAGACCCCCAGCTGGCGGACCACCTCAGAGGATGGCCCCGCCCCCTGCTCACCAGCACACGGCCGGCGCGGCTGCAGAGAACTACGACGAATAT GGTTACGACGAGAGCTACACAGACACGGCCTACGAGTCTTACGACAGCTACTACAGTCAGCCGCAGGC AGAACCAGAATATTATGACTATGGACACGGAGAGACAACTGAGTCATACGAGTCATATG CCCAGGATGACTGGAACGGTACTCAGCGGACGACTCCAGGGAAAGCCCTTCCCCCCTCCAGAGGTGGCAGCACGGCTTACCGGGAGCACCCATACCGACAGTACTGA